A stretch of DNA from Acidobacteriota bacterium:
TGGCAATGAGCGAATCGCTTACAAGGAAGAGGCTATCTTAAAATCCCTTAATGGAATACAACCCATATTCTTGTCACCATTAATCCGAGGAACCGAAAAAGCGCACGAAAGCAGATAGAGATTAGAATGAGTCTGGGGACTTAACCAAAATTTGATAAGCGCCATGTTTTCCGAGAGGCGGCTAGTACATTGGAAACTAAGTTAGTTGATATTCCGTTAGCGTTCAGAGTTACGCATTATTCAGTGAGTATTTGACCAATGCTCTGTTTTTTGAGCCAAGCAACTGAGAGTCAAAGGGGAGCCTAATTACACATTGCAGCGGAACGCAAGATGTGGGGTTTAAATAATTGGCTCTGGCAACCATACTTCGTATCAACGCGCCGGCGGATATTCGGCATTAGCACTCATCAAAGATTAGGAGAATACAGGCATGAACAAAAGCATTCTTGGCACTACCGATGGTCTTGGGAATAAGCGGTTCTACCATGGCACACGGGCGGAGTTGAAGCCAGGAGACCTGATTGATTCCGGCAATCCTCCGGACGCTGGTGAGCGGGACAGGATGGCAAGCTATGTCTGCCTGACTCCCATTCTGGACGAAGCCATTTGGGAGGCGGAACTCGCTGTCGGCGAAGGCTCTGGCCGAGTCTACATCGTGGAGCCTATCGGCCAGATTGGAGAGGTTGCAGACCTGACAGACCGGCAGTCTCCGGGGCATCCAGCGATGTCTTTTTATTCCCGCGAGCCGTTGCGGGTCATGGGCGAGGTCACGGAGTGGTCTCTTTACCACGGCACGCGGGCTGACCTGAAGCCGGGCGACCTGATTGAGCCTGGCTATAGCTCTAACTATGGCAAAAGGACAAAGGCATCCTACGTCTATCTGACCCGCACTTTGGATGCAGCCATCTGGGGAGCGGAGCTAGCCGTCGGTGAAGGTCATGGGAGAATTTACATCGTGGAGCCGACCGGACCCATTGAAGATGACCCCGATCTGACGGATAAAAGGTTTCGCGGTAATCCGACAAAGGCATTCCGCTCCAGTGAGCCTCTACGGGTTACGGGCGAGATCAAGGATTGGCAGGGACACTCCCCTGAAACGCTCAAAGCCATGAAGGACCACCTCGAACACCTTGAGCGACTCGGTATTGAAGCTAATCAATGAGTGAACGAATGCCACGACTAACGAACCCGCGGATGAATTAGCCGGACGCAGGTGATTGATTTAGGTGACAGCACCAGGTCAGGAAATCTTAAACTGCTGGACAGGGTGTGGGAACGAGTATTTTTCAATATCGGCGTCAACGGTAATCCTGCCTTTAAGCTGCGTCGAAATGATAGGACGCTCAACCAGCGGGACAGCAGACGGTGAACGCGAAAGCGGCTCCCGGAGCCAGTTACACGCCGTTTGCCAGAGCAACGATAATGAATCAAGACCTCACGCCAACAAAAGAGCTTGTAGAAGAGAAAGTTCATGAGATGTTCTCACGGCACAAGCGGGCACCCGCGTTTAGCATCAGGGGTTTCAATCAGAGAGACCCTGATACGCTAGGTCAAGCGCGGGTTCAACTCGCTGTATTGAAATTGCGTGAAGGCGATCTCGATAGTTTGAGTGAGTATGCAAGAATCGCAAGAATTGACTATCGAGAGGTGTTGGCATGGGCAGAATATCCAAATGCAATGAAGCATCCGAATTTGATAGAACTCGACGAAGAGAGCCGACGAAGAGTACAGAGCGAAGATCGTCAACAATATCTCGATTGGCTGTTCAGTACACCAGAGACCAACGAATGAGCCTAACACGACGTTCGACCGCAGCCGCCGTATCACTCGCCTCCCTTCCTCGCCGCTGAACGCAGGCGTTGGGCGGCTAACAGGCTACAGGAGGTAATATATGAAAATCGTGATGCCCAACGTTGGGCGCTTGCGGCAGGCAGGGACCAACGAAAATACTAATCAACATTTTTTAACTTGGCAGAGTAGTCTTATATGGATGTAGTTACAGGTAGTAAATCATTCGGTTTTATAGGTAGTACGGAGGTGCCCCATGTTGAGATATAAGCGTGTGCTCGTCCTGCTAATGGTCTACATCATCCCGATTCCGCGAGCCGAAGGACAATCCTCAAAAACTGACGCAAAGCCCTTCATTACTTTCGGAATCTTCATCGGAAGAATAGAGGAAGGGGCGCGAATATTTACCCCGGTTAGATTGCTCCCTTTCGAGCACCCGGAATCGCAGAACCATCAGTTCCCTAACGCCCTGCAATTACACGAACGGGAATACGAGTGTCTCATATTCGTAGGAGAGAAAGTCGGGCTAAAACTTGGCACCACACTACAGCGCTACCCGCAACAGCCAACGCCAAAATGGAGCTATTCGGAATTTGAGATGCCCCCTTTGCAGGAGGTGAAAAGCGCAAGAATCAAAAGATTGAAAGCTTCGAGAAGTCCGATTCCCGGTTTGCGGGCGGTTGTCTATAGGGACAGATTTGCGATCTGCTTCATCGTTGACACGCGGCATTTAACGCTCAGGCAGCGGAACATGGGAAGGGCAACGAGCATGGGCTTGGATATGAGCCGGAGCCGATTTCTGGAAGGGCTGGCGAGGGCAAATGCCCACATACCAGAAAAAGGAACATGGATACTTATCTTTGATTAAGGCGAGGCGCGGGTTGAAAGCGTCGCGCCTGACAAGCAGGCGGAACGGAGCACGGCAGCGAAGTTCTTAACGGTGAGCCGTCGCCCGCTCACCCGGAGTGTTAGGCGCTCGGAATGAGCGCGACTGCCTGGCAAGCTTATAAACCTATTCGCGAGTTGAAAGAAATGACGCGTGATGTTGACAGACTTTCCGCTCAGCAATTACAAGATACTCGCCAACTGTGGTGGGATGATCACTTTTCCCAGTTTCTTTGGAGCCGCTTGCAACAGCATCAAATGCAATTATTACTGGATGCGGGCTGCGGGGTTGGCACTTTCTTTCAGCGGATGGTTCCCTTTTTCAGTGAGCGCACAAATTTCTTAGGTGTTGATATTGATGATGCGAGATTACAAATCGCATCTCAACAGGCTAAAGATTACGCATACCTGGCGCGACTGCATCTACTGGCAAGTGATCTTTGTAGCCTGCCGCTTAAAAATGAATGCATAGATGCGGCAATAACCGTCTTGACGCTACAGCACATTGAACAACCGGAACTGGCAATTGCTGAACTATGGCGAGTAACCAGACGAGAAGGCGTAGTGGTTTGTGTCGAGCCGGATAATCTCCGCCAGTGTATATCATTGCCACGCCATCATAGAGAATTCCAAGAAGCACAGGCGGGATTCTGGTCTGAGGTGAGGGCGCATTACTTGCCACGAGACATTGCCCTGGGACTGAGATTGCCGCTGCTTTTGACTGAAAACGGTTATCGTGTGCAGGCTACGGACGGTTATTTGATTACTCACGTCAATCGAGAAAGCCCTCAATCCTTTACTGAGCGCAGCAAGAAGGCGTTCCTGGGTATGGGTGAGAAGTATGAATTAGCCCCTGAATCAGCAGTTATGCAGCGACTCTTAGAAGCAATCGCCGGATTAGAGAGGGAATACCTGGGCTTTGATGATTTCTACACCATAGCTACCATTCCGTTATTCTTAGCAGAAGGGGTAAAGAATCGGTAAGCTATCAACCGCGCTTACCAACGGCATGCTTCAGAGTGCGCGAAGGAAACCTTAGATGAATCGCGAGTCGGTTCGCGCGCCCGCTGAGGCAAAGCGTTAGACTGCTGTTTACAAGCATGGTTTGATCGGCTCAGTGATTGAAGGAGAGCAAATTGGAAATGTATGATGATGACCTCAGCAGATTTGAAGCGGAGGGTGCCGCGCCTTTACCCATCCCGGATGAACAAGGTTACGTCGAAAATGAAGGGGCGCGCATCTGGTACGCCAGTTACGGCTCCGGCGCGCCGGTGATTCTCTTGCACGGTGGACTTGGCAATAGTGACAATTGGGGGTATCAAGTTTCTGCGCTGGTCAGTGCCGGCTACCGGGTCGTATTGATTGACAGCCGAGGTCACGGTCGCAGCACACGTGACGCGCGCCCTTACCGCTATGAACTGATGGCATCTGACGTTTCAACTGTGATGAGGGGATTGCAGCTTGCAAAGTCCAGCCTGGTTGGCTGGAGCGATGGTGCCTGCACAGCCCTGGTTCTGGCGTCGCAAGCCCCGACCCAAGTTGCAGGCGTGTTTTTCTTTGGCTGCAATATGGATCCGAGCGGCATTAAGGAATTTGTATGTACCCCGATTATCGAACGTTGCCTCAACCGGCATAAGCAAGATTACGCACGGCTCTCGACCACACCGGATCAATTCGATAGTTTGCGCGAGGCGGTCACTCTCATGCAAAGAACGCAACCGAATTATTCAATGCGTGACCTGGCAGAGATAAACGTATCGGTGGCGATTGTGCATAGCGAGCAGGATGAATTCATCAAGCGCGAACACGCCGAATATCTCGCCCGCAGCATTCCAACCGCCGAATTTGTCAATCTACGCGGAGTGAGCCATTTCGCGCCGCTTCAAAGGCCCGAGCTATTCAACAACGCGATACTGGCATTTCTCCCCACAGTGCTCAAGTGAAGCAAAATGTGCGCAAACCAGGTAATGGCTGTGTGCCAGGCGACCCGATACCGCGTGCAGCCGACTGATGCGCCGATAGAATAAAGCAGTTAGGTTTGGGAGCAATGCTCAACAGAATACGGATGTGGTTGTATGAAAACCCGATCCAAACCAAAACCCAAAAGAATGGTTGCTAGCGATCCTATTGCAGACTCCATAACTGCATCGCCAGCCAATTCTATACCGAGTGCCGTCGCAGGTTCGGAAACCGTCGCATCTGACACCGCGCTATATCGTGAATTGTATTTCACCATATGGAAAGCGGAACATGACCATACAAAGACCCGATGGACGGTAACCACATTTTTTATAGGGATCAGTTTCGCGCTGTTCGGGGTATCTATCCGTGGCGAGAAAAGCATCGTGCCATTCTGGGTTGGTATCATTGCCGCACTGGTAATCTATTGGTTCGCATTTGTTGTCTTTCTGCGGTTCAATGAATATACACGACTAATGCGCGCTTACCTTCGCCAACTGGAAGACAGCGGCAAAATCGCTTTAAGTTTTCAATCTCAGACTGACGAAAAGATGAGAGGGAAACGGAAATGGCTGCGCTCGGCTTCAACCTTGCTATTCACTTTTGGCGTTCTATACACGGCGCTTGGGCTGGTGGTCGGATATTGGTTCAGAGGATAACATCATGGCCATTTTTCTTGCCTTTCGACACGCGGCTGAGGAGGGCGTCCAGCCTGATGAGATAGAAGCCGCGTGCACGCTCGCCAGAATTATCGTTGCTCCCGTCGCCGTGGTAATAAGTGCTGAGCCATTAACCCAGGAAACCGGTCAGATGTTGGCAAAGGCGCTTGAACTGCCGTTAGTGACAGAAAAGGGATTGGGTCCCAGGCTCATTGCTCCCCGATTTGCAACCAGAGATAGATTCTTAGAAGTTGCAGAAGAGGTCTGGCGTAAGCCAAATGAAACGATTTGGGGTGAGGAATCCAATACCGACGCCCAAGCGCGGCTGATTCGAGCATTATTTGCGCTGCTTATTACCTACTCTGCCAGAGATCTTATTTTGGTTACGCATGGTTCTGCACTTGCGCTACTTGCCAATCAGGTGAACGCCAATTTCCATTTTGAATTCTGGTCTTCGCTTCATGCGCTGGATGCAGTTGCCTTTGAAATAGCTTATGATGGGGCGGAAGTCGCTCTCATTAATGCGACCGTGTACCCCATGCGCCGCGCCTAACCAGGCGCGAAGCAAATTTCACGTGGGTTCCGAAGTATCACGCGCAGGCTCGTTGACACGCAATGGCATTGACCTTGACACTGAGCGTCAGGCGCTCTCGCGTTGGGGTTTCTTTACACAGGAGAAGCTTATGGCAGGCGGAATAAATGCAGCTATCGTGCCCTGTATGAAATGCGTTGGGCGAGCCATCAGAACTTACGAAGGGATGGAAAATGATTGGTATAAATGCAGTGAATGCGGCAATGAATTCGGTATAGATTGGTCACACGGCGGACCGCCA
This window harbors:
- the arr gene encoding NAD(+)--rifampin ADP-ribosyltransferase → MGEVTEWSLYHGTRADLKPGDLIEPGYSSNYGKRTKASYVYLTRTLDAAIWGAELAVGEGHGRIYIVEPTGPIEDDPDLTDKRFRGNPTKAFRSSEPLRVTGEIKDWQGHSPETLKAMKDHLEHLERLGIEANQ
- a CDS encoding class I SAM-dependent methyltransferase — its product is MSATAWQAYKPIRELKEMTRDVDRLSAQQLQDTRQLWWDDHFSQFLWSRLQQHQMQLLLDAGCGVGTFFQRMVPFFSERTNFLGVDIDDARLQIASQQAKDYAYLARLHLLASDLCSLPLKNECIDAAITVLTLQHIEQPELAIAELWRVTRREGVVVCVEPDNLRQCISLPRHHREFQEAQAGFWSEVRAHYLPRDIALGLRLPLLLTENGYRVQATDGYLITHVNRESPQSFTERSKKAFLGMGEKYELAPESAVMQRLLEAIAGLEREYLGFDDFYTIATIPLFLAEGVKNR
- a CDS encoding alpha/beta hydrolase, translated to MEMYDDDLSRFEAEGAAPLPIPDEQGYVENEGARIWYASYGSGAPVILLHGGLGNSDNWGYQVSALVSAGYRVVLIDSRGHGRSTRDARPYRYELMASDVSTVMRGLQLAKSSLVGWSDGACTALVLASQAPTQVAGVFFFGCNMDPSGIKEFVCTPIIERCLNRHKQDYARLSTTPDQFDSLREAVTLMQRTQPNYSMRDLAEINVSVAIVHSEQDEFIKREHAEYLARSIPTAEFVNLRGVSHFAPLQRPELFNNAILAFLPTVLK
- a CDS encoding phosphoglycerate mutase family protein; its protein translation is MAIFLAFRHAAEEGVQPDEIEAACTLARIIVAPVAVVISAEPLTQETGQMLAKALELPLVTEKGLGPRLIAPRFATRDRFLEVAEEVWRKPNETIWGEESNTDAQARLIRALFALLITYSARDLILVTHGSALALLANQVNANFHFEFWSSLHALDAVAFEIAYDGAEVALINATVYPMRRA